The following proteins are co-located in the Sporosarcina pasteurii genome:
- a CDS encoding D-glycerate dehydrogenase, giving the protein MKPKVFLTYPVSEEVENYIAEHCELHKWDGEGRVPEEVLLEEIKNIDGLYTSGSTTGRIDERLLSHAPNLKVVSNVSVGYNNFDVEAMRKRNVIGTNTPHVLNETVADLAFALLLASARRIVELDKFVKAGNWKPTTVYSDTYGKDVHGATLGIIGMGRIGEAIARRAKFGFEMDVLYHNRTRKPDAEKKYEAAYRDLPTLLAESDYVILMTPLTSETFQLIGEEEFKVMKKSAVFINVSRGQTVDEQALIRALKNGEILAAGLDVFEKEPVNADNPLLTLPNVITVPHIGSATAKTEEKMAMRAAENLVAVLTGNQPQDPVWE; this is encoded by the coding sequence ATGAAGCCAAAAGTTTTTTTGACCTATCCAGTTTCAGAAGAGGTAGAGAATTATATTGCCGAGCATTGTGAACTTCATAAGTGGGACGGAGAAGGCAGAGTACCTGAAGAAGTACTGTTAGAAGAAATAAAAAACATTGATGGACTTTACACGTCAGGAAGCACAACGGGAAGAATCGATGAACGTCTATTAAGTCATGCACCAAACTTAAAAGTCGTCAGTAATGTGTCTGTTGGCTACAACAATTTTGATGTTGAGGCGATGCGTAAAAGAAATGTAATCGGCACGAATACACCGCATGTATTGAACGAAACTGTTGCAGATTTAGCTTTTGCATTACTTTTAGCGTCTGCTCGTAGAATTGTTGAGTTAGATAAATTTGTGAAAGCAGGAAATTGGAAGCCTACAACTGTTTATTCGGATACATATGGAAAAGATGTGCATGGTGCCACATTGGGGATTATTGGAATGGGACGAATCGGTGAAGCGATTGCAAGGCGAGCTAAATTCGGTTTTGAGATGGATGTTCTTTATCATAACCGTACGAGAAAACCTGATGCGGAAAAGAAATATGAGGCGGCGTATCGAGATTTACCAACACTTTTAGCGGAATCCGATTATGTGATATTAATGACACCTTTAACGTCGGAGACTTTCCAATTAATTGGGGAAGAAGAGTTTAAAGTGATGAAAAAATCCGCCGTCTTTATTAATGTATCACGAGGACAAACTGTTGACGAACAAGCATTAATTCGCGCATTGAAAAATGGAGAAATTTTAGCAGCTGGACTTGACGTGTTTGAAAAGGAACCAGTTAATGCGGATAATCCATTATTAACGTTGCCAAACGTCATCACAGTTCCACATATTGGCTCTGCGACAGCAAAAACAGAAGAAAAAATGGCTATGCGGGCAGCGGAAAACTTAGTAGCGGTTTTAACTGGAAATCAACCGCAAGACCCAGTGTGGGAGTAA
- a CDS encoding PrkA family serine protein kinase: MDILNEVKRFREEEDSLKWEGTFAEYLDIVRERKEVAQTSHSRVYNMIKSAGITEKNGNRTYHFFDDEIFGLEKSIEKLVEEYFHPAAKRLDVRKRILLLMGPVSGGKSTIATMLKRGLEAYSKTDEGAVYAIKGCPMHEDPLHLIPHHLREDFFKEYGIRIEGSLTPLNTMRLEQEYGGRIEDVQVERIFFSEDKRVGIGTFTPSDPKSQDIADLTGSIDFSTIAEYGSESDPRAYRFDGEFNKANRGIMEFQEILKLDEKFLWHLLSLTQEGNFKAGRFALISADELIIAHTNETEYRSFIANKKNEALHSRIIVMPIPYNLKVTEEERIYEKMIKESDMSHVHIAPHALRVAAIFSVLTRLSDSKKQGIDIVKKMRMYDGESVEGVNQISVDELRNEFPNEGMEGIDPRYVINRISSAIIRKEVPSINALDVLRAIKDGLDRHASISKEDKEKYMNYISIARREFDEIAKKEVQKAFVYSYEESAKTLMDNYLDNVEAFCNKHKIRDPLTDEEMNPDEKLMRSIEEQIGISENAKKAFREEILIRISAFARKGKRFDFRSHDRLQEAIQKKLFGDLKDVVKITTSSAMPDEAQLKKINEVVARLIDEYGYNSTSANELLRYVGSLLNR; encoded by the coding sequence ATGGATATTTTAAATGAAGTGAAGCGATTTAGAGAAGAAGAAGACAGTTTAAAATGGGAAGGTACTTTTGCAGAATACTTGGACATTGTGAGAGAAAGAAAAGAAGTTGCACAAACGTCACATTCCCGTGTCTATAATATGATTAAAAGCGCTGGAATTACAGAGAAAAATGGGAATAGGACGTACCACTTTTTTGATGACGAGATATTTGGGCTAGAAAAATCAATTGAAAAGTTAGTAGAAGAGTATTTTCATCCCGCTGCCAAAAGACTTGATGTGCGAAAAAGAATCTTATTGTTAATGGGACCAGTTAGTGGTGGTAAGTCGACGATTGCGACAATGTTGAAACGTGGATTAGAGGCTTATTCGAAAACTGACGAGGGTGCGGTATATGCAATTAAAGGTTGTCCGATGCATGAAGATCCACTGCATCTCATCCCGCATCATTTACGAGAGGATTTCTTTAAAGAGTATGGCATTCGAATTGAAGGAAGTTTAACGCCACTCAATACGATGCGACTCGAACAAGAATACGGCGGACGAATTGAAGATGTCCAAGTGGAAAGGATATTCTTCTCAGAAGATAAGCGTGTCGGTATTGGAACATTTACCCCGTCTGATCCAAAATCACAAGATATTGCAGATTTAACGGGAAGTATCGACTTTTCAACGATTGCCGAGTACGGTTCAGAATCAGATCCACGTGCGTATCGTTTTGATGGGGAGTTTAATAAAGCGAACCGCGGCATTATGGAGTTCCAAGAAATCTTGAAGTTGGATGAGAAATTTTTATGGCATTTATTGTCATTGACGCAAGAAGGGAATTTTAAGGCAGGAAGATTTGCGTTAATTAGCGCTGATGAACTTATTATCGCGCATACAAACGAAACGGAGTATCGTTCATTTATAGCGAATAAAAAGAATGAAGCGCTCCATTCGAGAATTATTGTTATGCCAATTCCTTACAATCTAAAAGTGACTGAAGAAGAGCGGATTTACGAAAAAATGATCAAAGAAAGTGATATGTCGCACGTTCATATTGCACCTCATGCCCTTCGTGTCGCAGCGATTTTCTCAGTGTTAACGAGGTTATCTGACTCGAAAAAACAAGGCATTGATATCGTTAAGAAAATGCGGATGTACGACGGAGAAAGTGTTGAAGGGGTTAATCAAATAAGCGTTGACGAACTCCGAAATGAGTTTCCAAATGAAGGTATGGAAGGGATTGACCCACGATATGTCATAAACCGGATATCTTCCGCAATTATACGGAAAGAAGTCCCTTCAATTAATGCGCTGGATGTTTTACGTGCAATTAAAGATGGATTGGACCGACATGCTTCGATTTCAAAAGAAGATAAAGAGAAGTATATGAATTACATTTCAATTGCAAGACGTGAGTTTGATGAAATTGCGAAAAAAGAAGTACAAAAGGCATTTGTTTATTCGTACGAAGAATCAGCGAAAACATTAATGGACAATTATCTCGATAATGTGGAAGCGTTTTGTAATAAACATAAAATCCGAGATCCATTAACGGACGAGGAAATGAACCCAGATGAGAAATTAATGCGTTCAATTGAAGAACAAATCGGTATTTCCGAAAATGCCAAAAAAGCCTTTAGAGAAGAAATTCTCATTCGAATTTCCGCGTTTGCACGAAAAGGAAAGCGCTTTGACTTCCGTTCCCACGATCGTTTACAAGAGGCGATTCAGAAGAAATTGTTTGGTGATTTGAAGGATGTCGTGAAAATTACAACGTCTTCCGCAATGCCAGATGAAGCGCAATTAAAGAAAATCAATGAAGTCGTTGCAAGGTTAATAGATGAGTATGGCTATAATTCAACTTCTGCCAATGAACTTTTGCGTTATGTTGGAAGTTTACTAAATCGATAA
- a CDS encoding SpoVR family protein — protein sequence MSDIKALHNAIDEITEIANGFGLDYYPMRYEICPADIIYTFGAYGMPTRFTHWSFGKQFHKMKLQYDLGLSKIYELVINSDPCYAFLLDTNSLIQNKLIVAHVLAHCDFFKNNIRFMNTRRDMVESMTATAERIAAYEIEYGKEEVETFLDAVLAIQEHIDPSIVNRRLTAEEEEEYIAEDVVRKTEYDDLWQLDAEKKPYEKKKKSKKFPLIPEKDILLFIEQHSRQLEDWQRDILTMMREEMLYFWPQLETKIMNEGWASYWHQRILREMNLTADETVEFAKLNANVVQPSKTSINPYYLGLKIFEDIEKRYNDPTKEMQEKGIVPNSGREKIFEVREIESDASFIRNYLTKELVQREDMYLFQKQGGDYKITDKDYENVREQLVSMRVNGGFPYIVVENGDYLLNGELYLVHRYEGTELDVPYLENVLPYIYRLWGRIVHMETVVKGRDIVYSYDGKKVSRHFVG from the coding sequence TTGTCTGATATAAAAGCGTTACACAATGCAATCGATGAAATTACTGAGATTGCAAATGGTTTTGGCTTAGATTACTACCCGATGCGCTACGAAATTTGCCCGGCCGATATTATCTATACATTTGGTGCATATGGAATGCCGACTCGTTTTACACATTGGAGCTTTGGTAAACAATTCCATAAAATGAAGCTTCAATATGACTTAGGATTAAGTAAAATTTATGAGTTGGTCATTAATTCCGATCCGTGTTATGCATTCTTATTGGATACAAATAGTTTAATTCAAAATAAATTAATTGTTGCTCATGTACTTGCGCATTGCGATTTCTTTAAAAATAATATTCGTTTCATGAATACGCGTCGTGATATGGTTGAAAGTATGACCGCGACGGCAGAACGAATCGCAGCGTATGAGATAGAATATGGAAAAGAGGAAGTCGAAACCTTTTTAGATGCTGTCCTTGCGATTCAAGAACACATCGATCCTTCTATTGTCAATCGGAGGTTAACGGCGGAGGAAGAAGAGGAATATATAGCGGAGGATGTTGTTCGTAAAACGGAATACGATGACTTGTGGCAATTAGACGCAGAAAAAAAGCCTTATGAAAAAAAGAAAAAGAGTAAGAAATTCCCGCTTATACCGGAAAAAGATATATTATTATTTATTGAACAACATAGTCGTCAATTAGAGGATTGGCAACGAGATATTTTGACCATGATGCGGGAGGAAATGCTCTACTTTTGGCCTCAGCTCGAAACGAAAATCATGAACGAAGGATGGGCTTCCTATTGGCATCAAAGAATTTTAAGGGAAATGAATTTAACTGCAGATGAAACGGTGGAGTTTGCCAAATTAAATGCCAATGTCGTACAACCATCTAAAACCTCGATTAACCCTTATTATTTAGGATTGAAAATATTCGAGGATATTGAAAAACGTTATAATGATCCAACAAAAGAGATGCAGGAAAAAGGCATTGTCCCAAATTCCGGAAGAGAAAAGATTTTTGAAGTAAGAGAGATCGAGTCAGATGCTTCATTTATTCGGAACTATTTAACAAAAGAATTAGTGCAGCGTGAAGATATGTATTTGTTTCAAAAGCAAGGCGGAGATTATAAAATTACCGATAAAGATTATGAAAATGTACGTGAACAACTCGTTTCAATGCGTGTGAACGGCGGGTTTCCTTATATTGTCGTTGAAAATGGAGATTATTTATTGAACGGTGAATTGTATTTAGTGCATAGATATGAAGGGACAGAGCTCGACGTTCCTTATTTGGAAAATGTTTTGCCTTATATTTATCGGCTATGGGGACGCATTGTGCATATGGAAACAGTTGTAAAAGGGAGAGACATTGTCTATTCGTATGACGGGAAAAAGGTGTCTAGACATTTTGTAGGTTAA
- a CDS encoding RluA family pseudouridine synthase → MKINILYEDNHLLVVEKPVNIPVQEDASRDRDLLTILKEDIKVRYNKPGNVYLALVHRLDRPVGGVMVFAKTSKAASRLSDVIRRNQLERRYLAVVRGTPKKEKAKLEHFLYKDTSRNIVRSVPENYKGAKKAVLEYELLGSREGLSLLAVKLHTGRSHQIRVQLSTIGHPLFGDQKYGQQQNQKGQQIALWANLLEFPHPTTKELVSVQSPPPSEYPWNLW, encoded by the coding sequence ATGAAAATTAATATTTTATATGAAGATAATCATCTACTTGTCGTAGAAAAACCGGTGAATATTCCGGTGCAAGAAGACGCGAGTAGAGATAGAGATCTGCTAACGATTTTAAAAGAAGACATTAAAGTTCGTTATAATAAGCCAGGAAATGTTTATTTGGCGCTCGTTCACCGCTTGGATCGCCCAGTTGGCGGCGTCATGGTATTTGCGAAAACGTCGAAGGCGGCATCAAGATTATCGGATGTTATTCGTAGAAACCAATTAGAAAGAAGATATTTAGCGGTCGTAAGAGGAACGCCGAAAAAGGAAAAGGCGAAACTAGAACATTTTCTATATAAAGACACCTCAAGGAATATCGTTCGTTCCGTTCCAGAAAATTATAAAGGAGCGAAGAAAGCCGTTCTGGAATATGAGCTGTTGGGAAGTCGGGAAGGACTTAGTTTATTAGCGGTGAAACTACATACGGGTCGTTCTCACCAAATACGGGTTCAACTTTCTACAATTGGCCATCCATTGTTTGGAGATCAAAAGTATGGGCAACAACAGAACCAAAAAGGGCAGCAGATTGCATTATGGGCAAATTTGCTTGAATTTCCGCATCCGACGACCAAAGAATTGGTCAGTGTACAATCGCCGCCACCAAGCGAATATCCATGGAATTTATGGTGA
- a CDS encoding Na+/H+ antiporter NhaC family protein gives MEATWWSIVPPLLAITCAIITREVLLSLLLGVLSGALILANFSIAGGLSDSFQTIFVQVADPEWTVPILIFVFMLGGITALFGKSGATEQFGKWAMSKVKTRVGAQFVTMLTGYAIFIDDYFNSLAVGQIARPITDEHGVSRSKLAYLIDSTGAPICVLIPLSSWGAYVFSLLAEPIKTYGLGHSPVSAFFSVVPANYYAISSLFIVFLVIWMRVDFPLMRKHEQQAVDRRHGDKKLMTEHVQISFSQALDLLIPIFVLIVATIGFFLHTGGYFKGGNSLMEASGEGNITLALVYGVVVAVIVSALLYVPRKKLKAKEFISTFTKGMENMLGGALILVLAWSIGDIVGRLETGHFLASLVDGNVAFWVIPSILFVLGCLMSFATGTSWGTFAIMIPIAATIVGSTNPEWILPAIGAVMAGAVFGDHCSPISDSTILSAIGAECELMDHVSTQIPYALTAALTSLIGYIVFGLTSLVWLGLAVNLLALIGILLLMKQRMLPVIEATD, from the coding sequence ATGGAAGCAACTTGGTGGTCAATTGTTCCGCCACTGCTAGCGATTACCTGTGCCATCATCACTCGGGAAGTTTTATTATCCTTATTACTCGGGGTGCTCAGTGGTGCACTTATCTTGGCGAATTTTTCAATTGCCGGGGGACTAAGTGATTCGTTCCAAACAATCTTCGTGCAAGTGGCTGATCCAGAGTGGACCGTACCAATCCTTATTTTTGTATTCATGTTGGGGGGAATTACAGCTCTTTTTGGAAAGTCAGGGGCTACAGAACAGTTTGGAAAGTGGGCGATGTCCAAAGTAAAAACACGTGTTGGTGCGCAGTTTGTGACGATGTTAACAGGTTATGCAATTTTCATCGATGATTATTTTAATAGTTTAGCAGTTGGCCAAATTGCACGGCCAATTACAGATGAACACGGTGTATCGAGGTCAAAATTAGCTTATTTAATTGACTCGACAGGTGCGCCGATTTGTGTGCTCATCCCTCTATCTAGTTGGGGCGCTTATGTGTTTTCTTTACTTGCGGAGCCGATTAAAACATACGGGCTTGGCCATAGTCCAGTGTCCGCCTTTTTTAGTGTTGTGCCCGCTAATTATTATGCCATTTCTTCTTTATTCATTGTCTTTTTAGTGATTTGGATGCGTGTCGATTTTCCATTAATGAGGAAGCATGAGCAGCAGGCAGTTGATAGAAGACACGGCGACAAAAAATTAATGACTGAACATGTACAAATTTCTTTTTCACAAGCATTAGATTTGCTCATTCCTATTTTTGTATTAATCGTTGCAACAATTGGATTTTTTCTTCATACCGGTGGCTATTTTAAAGGTGGAAATAGTTTAATGGAGGCTTCTGGAGAAGGAAATATTACATTAGCACTCGTTTATGGTGTTGTCGTAGCTGTCATAGTGTCAGCACTGCTTTATGTTCCCCGTAAAAAATTGAAAGCGAAGGAATTTATTTCAACGTTTACAAAAGGAATGGAAAATATGCTTGGAGGCGCACTGATTCTCGTACTTGCTTGGTCAATCGGAGATATTGTTGGGCGCCTTGAGACAGGTCACTTTTTAGCATCTCTCGTCGATGGCAATGTGGCTTTTTGGGTAATTCCTAGTATTTTGTTTGTACTTGGTTGTTTGATGTCATTCGCAACCGGAACATCTTGGGGAACTTTTGCCATTATGATTCCAATTGCAGCAACCATTGTTGGTTCAACAAATCCCGAATGGATATTGCCAGCAATAGGCGCTGTTATGGCCGGCGCTGTTTTCGGTGACCATTGTTCGCCCATTTCCGATTCTACGATTTTATCGGCCATAGGTGCTGAATGTGAATTAATGGACCATGTTTCTACTCAGATTCCATATGCACTCACAGCAGCTCTTACTTCTCTCATTGGCTATATCGTATTCGGTTTAACGTCACTCGTTTGGCTCGGCTTAGCAGTAAACCTACTAGCTTTAATTGGTATTTTATTGTTAATGAAACAAAGAATGCTCCCCGTAATAGAAGCCACTGATTGA
- the yhbH gene encoding sporulation protein YhbH gives MNEKQNEQFIISQENWSLHRKGYQDQQRHLDKVKDAIRNNLPDLISEESIIMSDGKDVIKIPIRSLDEYKIRYNADNSKHVGQGDGDSEVGDVVARDGEQGKGGAGKGSKPGEQPGEDYYEAEVSLAEVEEALFKELELPNLKRKEQAEIVIEKVEFNDIRKKGLIGNIDKKQTILTAIKRNAMKGKPSITPIHNDDLRFKTWDDVTKPESKAVVLAMMDTSGSMGTFEKYIARSFFFWMTKFLRSKYSTVEIEFIAHHTEAKVVSEHDFFHKGESGGTRCSSAYLKALELIEQKYNPSSYNIYPFHFSDGENISSDNAKCIELVNQIMEVSNMFGYGEVNAYSRYSTLMNTFKKIDDPKFRYYVLKEKGNVYDALKCFFRPELSSL, from the coding sequence TTGAATGAAAAACAAAATGAACAGTTTATTATCTCGCAAGAAAATTGGTCCCTGCACCGTAAAGGGTATCAAGACCAACAACGCCATTTAGATAAAGTGAAAGATGCCATTCGGAATAATTTGCCTGATTTAATCAGTGAAGAAAGCATTATTATGTCAGATGGAAAAGATGTTATTAAAATTCCAATACGTTCGTTAGATGAGTACAAAATCAGATACAATGCTGACAATTCAAAGCATGTCGGACAAGGAGATGGGGATAGCGAAGTAGGAGATGTCGTCGCAAGGGACGGGGAGCAAGGAAAAGGCGGCGCTGGAAAAGGAAGTAAACCTGGGGAACAGCCGGGTGAAGACTATTATGAAGCGGAAGTTTCTTTGGCGGAAGTTGAGGAAGCATTATTTAAAGAGCTTGAATTACCAAATTTAAAGCGGAAAGAACAAGCTGAAATCGTCATTGAAAAAGTTGAGTTTAATGATATTCGTAAAAAAGGTCTAATTGGTAACATTGATAAAAAACAAACGATTTTAACGGCAATCAAAAGGAATGCGATGAAAGGGAAACCGTCAATTACGCCAATTCATAATGACGATTTACGATTTAAAACATGGGATGATGTGACAAAACCTGAGTCGAAAGCGGTTGTCCTTGCGATGATGGATACGAGTGGTTCCATGGGCACATTTGAAAAGTATATTGCAAGAAGTTTCTTTTTCTGGATGACGAAATTTTTACGCTCCAAATATTCAACAGTAGAAATCGAGTTTATCGCCCATCATACAGAAGCGAAAGTCGTTTCGGAACATGACTTCTTTCATAAAGGGGAAAGTGGTGGCACAAGATGTTCTTCAGCGTATCTAAAAGCGTTGGAATTAATTGAACAAAAATATAATCCTTCTAGTTATAATATTTACCCTTTCCATTTCTCAGACGGTGAAAATATTTCTTCTGATAATGCAAAATGTATTGAACTAGTTAACCAGATTATGGAAGTTTCCAATATGTTCGGATATGGAGAAGTCAATGCCTATAGCCGCTATTCGACATTGATGAATACGTTTAAAAAGATAGACGACCCGAAGTTTCGCTATTATGTCTTAAAGGAAAAAGGAAATGTCTATGACGCATTGAAATGCTTTTTCCGTCCGGAGTTATCGTCTTTGTAA
- a CDS encoding class I SAM-dependent methyltransferase: MNEKERDRLLHIQTRSVGERIDQSAHYHHYEATPYWMLDELFKAYTVNQAGAFVDFGCGKGRVLFYVHHRFQVPVVGIEMNVQLYREALLNEATYLQKKKKVSKPIRIEHEYAESYRVADNDSCFFLFNPFSLPIFIKVIHRILQSVEANNRTVDMILYYPAEEYIDYLEMKTPFTLFKEVKMPRLSEINARERFSIYRLVG; the protein is encoded by the coding sequence ATGAATGAAAAGGAAAGAGATCGTTTACTCCATATCCAAACGAGGAGTGTCGGCGAGCGGATTGATCAATCTGCACATTACCATCATTACGAAGCCACGCCTTATTGGATGTTGGATGAATTATTCAAAGCATACACAGTCAATCAAGCAGGTGCATTTGTTGACTTCGGATGCGGCAAAGGGCGTGTTTTATTTTACGTTCATCATCGATTTCAAGTGCCTGTTGTCGGCATTGAAATGAATGTCCAATTATATCGTGAAGCTTTATTAAACGAAGCAACTTATCTACAGAAAAAGAAGAAAGTAAGCAAGCCAATTCGAATTGAACATGAATATGCGGAAAGCTATCGAGTTGCGGACAATGACAGTTGTTTCTTTTTGTTCAATCCTTTCTCCTTGCCAATCTTTATAAAAGTGATTCACCGTATTCTACAATCTGTCGAAGCAAACAATCGAACGGTTGATATGATTCTTTACTATCCGGCAGAAGAATATATTGATTACCTAGAAATGAAAACGCCATTTACTCTATTTAAAGAAGTGAAAATGCCGAGATTATCTGAGATTAATGCGAGAGAAAGGTTTTCAATTTATCGATTGGTTGGCTGA
- a CDS encoding YitT family protein, translated as MIREFKQSVTFEYIQIIVGAALVGLAYNIFYLPARLAAGGVSGMSTILYELFQFNPAYVQWLINIPLLIIGVIFVGREFGVKTFVGTLSVPFVIWITGDMALTVENPLLSAIYGGAVLGVGLGIVYRGNGSTGGTTLIAQILKKYTGLSSGFSQLVVDGFVVVTSAFVFDFELALFALMSIYVTSKVIDFVQLQTSPTKLILIITDKDEKIQSIIKNEMNRGLTKVKTIGGYSNAEKTMILCVVEQSEAVYFKKLLQEEEPESFVIFLNASEILGRGFSRAQFDRDELKKVD; from the coding sequence ATGATTCGCGAATTTAAACAATCGGTTACTTTTGAATACATACAAATTATCGTAGGGGCAGCGCTCGTTGGTTTAGCATATAACATCTTTTATTTGCCGGCACGTCTGGCAGCTGGCGGTGTGTCGGGCATGAGTACGATTCTATATGAGCTCTTTCAATTCAACCCTGCGTATGTTCAATGGTTAATTAATATTCCGCTTCTCATTATCGGCGTTATTTTTGTCGGTAGAGAGTTTGGTGTTAAAACTTTTGTTGGTACATTGTCCGTCCCATTTGTGATTTGGATAACGGGGGACATGGCATTGACTGTTGAGAATCCCTTGTTAAGTGCCATTTATGGTGGGGCTGTTTTAGGCGTTGGCTTAGGAATTGTTTATCGTGGGAACGGGTCAACGGGCGGAACGACACTCATTGCACAAATATTAAAGAAGTACACTGGACTATCAAGCGGGTTTTCACAACTTGTTGTTGATGGATTTGTTGTTGTCACATCAGCGTTTGTATTTGATTTTGAACTTGCATTGTTTGCTTTAATGTCAATCTATGTGACAAGTAAAGTAATTGACTTCGTTCAGTTACAAACATCGCCAACAAAATTAATTCTTATTATTACGGACAAGGATGAAAAAATACAATCCATTATTAAAAATGAAATGAACCGCGGATTAACAAAAGTAAAAACAATCGGTGGCTATTCAAATGCAGAAAAAACAATGATTCTATGCGTTGTTGAACAGTCAGAAGCGGTCTATTTTAAGAAGCTACTGCAAGAAGAAGAACCCGAGTCATTTGTCATTTTCTTAAATGCATCGGAAATTTTAGGACGTGGATTTTCAAGAGCTCAATTTGACAGAGATGAATTAAAGAAGGTGGACTAA